One part of the Spiribacter salinus M19-40 genome encodes these proteins:
- a CDS encoding FAD-linked oxidase C-terminal domain-containing protein — MPAHAMFRPEDIRFEVDVDPLIAELTRVLPDEGLIVHEAGRRAYECDGLSAYKQLPLLVAVPETIEQVQTVLRLCHEAGVPVVSRGSGTSLSGGSLPHPQGLLLAMGKFNRIHDIDADRRIARVDPGVRNLAISEAAAPYGLYYAPDPSSQIACSIGGNVGENAGGVHCLKYGLTVHNVLELTVVTMEGELTTIGSEALDAPGLDLLALMHGSEGMLGVIVEVKVQLLPHPLTKAVLMASFDNVEHGGHAVAGIIARGIIPGGLEMMDGAAIQAAEDFVHAGYDTDAAAILICELDGSEAEVADQMTAVQDCLREHGATRIQVAEDDEAKARFWAGRKAAFPAVGRISADYYCMDGTIPRKQLAYVLRRISELSAEQGLETVNVFHAGDGNLHPLILFDGNKPGQLEAAETLGSEILQLCVEVGGTVTGEHGVGVEKINEMCVQFATSEIEQFHAIKQAFDPAGLLNPGKAIPTLNRCAEFGRLHVHNGELPHPELERL, encoded by the coding sequence ATGCCCGCGCATGCCATGTTCCGGCCGGAGGACATCCGCTTCGAGGTGGATGTCGACCCGCTCATCGCCGAGCTCACGAGGGTCTTGCCCGACGAGGGGCTGATCGTCCACGAAGCCGGCAGGCGGGCCTACGAGTGTGATGGCCTCTCCGCGTACAAGCAGCTGCCGCTGCTGGTCGCCGTACCCGAGACCATCGAGCAGGTACAGACCGTACTCAGGCTATGTCATGAAGCCGGCGTACCGGTAGTCAGCCGGGGCTCGGGCACCAGCTTGTCAGGCGGCTCCCTTCCCCACCCGCAGGGCTTGCTGCTGGCCATGGGCAAGTTCAACCGAATCCACGATATTGACGCCGACCGCCGCATTGCCCGCGTTGACCCAGGCGTTCGCAATCTGGCGATCTCGGAGGCGGCTGCCCCGTATGGGTTGTATTACGCACCCGACCCCTCCTCGCAAATCGCCTGCTCCATTGGCGGCAATGTGGGTGAGAATGCCGGGGGCGTGCACTGCCTGAAGTACGGCTTGACGGTACACAACGTCCTCGAGCTGACCGTGGTGACCATGGAAGGCGAGCTGACTACGATCGGCAGCGAAGCGCTCGATGCCCCGGGCCTGGATCTACTCGCGCTTATGCACGGCTCTGAGGGCATGCTTGGCGTCATCGTTGAGGTAAAGGTTCAGCTGCTACCTCACCCGTTGACCAAAGCGGTCCTGATGGCCTCTTTCGACAACGTCGAGCATGGCGGTCACGCCGTGGCGGGCATCATTGCCCGAGGCATCATCCCGGGCGGACTTGAAATGATGGACGGGGCCGCCATTCAGGCGGCTGAGGATTTCGTCCATGCGGGTTATGACACGGACGCCGCAGCCATCCTGATCTGTGAGCTCGACGGCAGTGAAGCGGAAGTCGCTGATCAGATGACGGCCGTTCAGGACTGCCTACGCGAACATGGCGCTACGCGCATTCAGGTTGCTGAGGATGATGAAGCCAAGGCGCGTTTCTGGGCTGGCCGCAAGGCTGCCTTCCCCGCCGTGGGACGGATCTCTGCAGACTACTACTGCATGGATGGCACGATTCCACGCAAACAGCTCGCCTATGTCCTGCGCCGCATTAGCGAGCTCAGCGCCGAGCAGGGCCTGGAGACAGTCAACGTGTTCCACGCCGGCGACGGCAACCTCCATCCATTGATCCTGTTTGATGGCAACAAGCCTGGGCAACTCGAGGCCGCAGAGACACTCGGCAGCGAAATTCTCCAGCTCTGCGTGGAGGTGGGCGGCACCGTCACGGGCGAGCACGGCGTGGGTGTTGAGAAGATCAACGAGATGTGTGTGCAGTTCGCAACCAGTGAAATCGAGCAGTTCCATGCGATCAAACAGGCATTTGATCCGGCTGGACTTCTGAATCCCGGCAAGGCCATTCCCACGCTGAATCGCTGCGCGGAGTTCGGACGACTTCACGTGCACAATGGCGAGTTGCCGCACCCCGAGCTGGAGCGACTGTAG
- a CDS encoding ABC transporter substrate-binding protein has protein sequence MKKRSLYALALTGAMLPMAANAECGEVSVAEMNWTSGGIITGVTEFLLSEGLGCDVTVVPSATTTAITSLAENNEPDIVPELWVNSAPAYFDLAEEGKVVKASDSFSEGGTEHWLVPSYLVEEHPELATIEGILDNPELVGGRFNNCPDGWGCRIVNDSMVEALDLEGNGIEVFNHGSGETMPAAMASAYESEEPYFGYYWGPTAPLGKYDFVSVDLGEYDEDVHACNQDTDCNDVGVSAFPAAGVFNVATADFAEREPEAMALLENITFDNDLMNSLLAWHEENNASNDEAVVYFLQNNQDVWMSWLNEEAQANLEGLF, from the coding sequence ATGAAGAAGCGATCGCTATATGCACTGGCCCTCACCGGCGCAATGCTGCCCATGGCAGCGAATGCCGAGTGTGGCGAGGTCTCAGTTGCCGAGATGAACTGGACCTCTGGGGGCATCATCACCGGTGTCACCGAGTTCCTGCTGTCTGAGGGTCTTGGCTGTGACGTGACCGTCGTCCCGTCGGCCACCACCACGGCTATCACCTCCCTTGCGGAGAACAACGAGCCGGACATCGTTCCGGAGCTGTGGGTGAACTCCGCGCCGGCCTACTTCGATCTGGCCGAGGAAGGCAAGGTCGTCAAGGCCTCTGACTCCTTCTCGGAAGGAGGCACCGAGCACTGGCTGGTCCCGTCCTACCTGGTCGAGGAGCATCCTGAACTCGCCACCATCGAGGGCATTCTGGACAACCCCGAACTCGTCGGCGGCCGGTTCAACAACTGCCCGGACGGCTGGGGCTGCCGGATCGTGAACGATTCGATGGTCGAGGCGCTGGATCTTGAGGGTAACGGCATCGAGGTCTTCAACCATGGTTCTGGCGAGACCATGCCAGCCGCGATGGCATCGGCCTACGAGAGCGAAGAGCCCTACTTCGGGTACTACTGGGGCCCGACGGCACCGCTGGGTAAGTACGACTTCGTGAGCGTCGATCTCGGTGAGTACGATGAGGATGTCCATGCCTGTAACCAGGATACGGACTGCAACGACGTGGGCGTCTCGGCCTTCCCTGCTGCTGGCGTTTTCAACGTGGCAACGGCGGACTTTGCCGAGCGTGAGCCGGAGGCCATGGCCCTGCTCGAGAACATCACGTTCGACAACGATCTGATGAACTCCCTGCTCGCCTGGCACGAAGAGAACAACGCCAGCAATGACGAGGCGGTCGTCTACTTCCTGCAGAACAACCAGGATGTCTGGATGAGCTGGCTCAACGAAGAGGCTCAGGCCAATCTGGAAGGTCTCTTCTAG
- the orn gene encoding oligoribonuclease, whose protein sequence is MSYSDNNLIWIDLEMTGLDVDHDRIIEIATIVTDPELNILAEGPVLAIHQPESVLTAMDQWNRTQHGGSGLWQRVVDSDIDVAEAERQTLTFLQDWVPAGVSPMCGNSICQDRRFLHRGMPQLLRYFHYRHIDVSTLKELAQRWTPRIANGLTKQSSHLALDDIRDSIAELRYYRSHFLCAAAQPAS, encoded by the coding sequence ATGAGCTATTCGGACAACAACCTGATCTGGATCGATCTGGAGATGACTGGCCTCGATGTCGATCATGACCGGATCATCGAAATTGCCACGATTGTGACTGATCCCGAGCTCAACATTCTGGCGGAAGGCCCCGTTCTCGCCATTCATCAACCCGAATCGGTGCTGACGGCCATGGACCAGTGGAATCGAACGCAACACGGTGGCTCCGGGCTCTGGCAACGGGTGGTTGACAGTGATATCGACGTGGCTGAGGCCGAGCGCCAGACGCTCACCTTCTTGCAGGACTGGGTGCCCGCCGGTGTGTCGCCCATGTGTGGTAACAGCATCTGTCAGGATCGGCGTTTCCTGCATCGCGGGATGCCGCAGTTGCTGCGGTATTTCCATTACCGGCATATCGATGTCAGCACACTCAAGGAGCTCGCCCAGCGGTGGACGCCCCGGATCGCGAATGGGTTGACCAAACAGTCGTCTCACCTCGCGCTGGACGATATTCGCGATTCCATCGCGGAGCTGCGCTACTACCGCAGCCATTTCCTCTGCGCCGCGGCTCAGCCAGCCTCATAA
- the rsgA gene encoding ribosome small subunit-dependent GTPase A codes for MSQLHTGRVVSSTGNHCVVADEAGTLQRCQLRHRQGARPVCGDRVDWHADDGTAYIEQIHPRRNVIERGDFRGRPRALAANIDRLILVVAPAPTPDLLLVDRYRVLAGAADIPLMIWINKTDRAEGAGSEPLQRLTDQQTELGLPMLRGSAETGAGIEALKTWIHAETVILVGQSGVGKTSLTQHLIPALALRTGEISEASGQGRHTTTDTRLFPRPEGGCLIDSPGVRTLRLDHLSVRDVAAGFPDITEKAHACRFRDCHHLEEPQCAVQSAIKQGQIDPQRLMNWRRLITETGGADSNQAQP; via the coding sequence ATGAGTCAGCTGCACACCGGCCGTGTTGTCAGCAGCACCGGTAATCACTGCGTCGTCGCCGATGAGGCTGGGACGCTGCAGCGCTGCCAACTGCGTCACCGACAAGGGGCGCGCCCCGTCTGCGGCGATCGCGTCGACTGGCATGCCGATGACGGCACCGCGTATATCGAACAGATTCACCCCCGGCGCAATGTCATCGAGCGCGGGGACTTCCGCGGCCGCCCGCGGGCCCTCGCCGCCAACATTGACCGATTGATCCTGGTCGTCGCCCCGGCACCCACGCCGGATTTACTGCTTGTCGATCGCTATCGCGTATTGGCGGGCGCTGCCGATATCCCCCTGATGATATGGATCAACAAGACGGATCGGGCTGAGGGCGCTGGCTCGGAGCCGTTACAGCGACTGACCGACCAACAGACCGAGCTGGGGCTTCCCATGCTGCGCGGAAGCGCTGAAACCGGTGCAGGTATTGAGGCCCTGAAGACATGGATCCATGCCGAAACCGTGATCTTGGTCGGACAATCCGGCGTGGGGAAAACATCACTGACCCAGCACCTGATCCCCGCGCTTGCACTGCGAACGGGCGAGATCTCGGAAGCCAGCGGCCAAGGCCGTCATACCACCACCGACACACGGCTTTTCCCGCGCCCCGAAGGCGGCTGTCTCATCGACTCTCCCGGCGTCCGCACGCTGCGGCTCGACCATCTGAGCGTGCGGGATGTGGCCGCGGGATTTCCGGATATCACGGAGAAGGCCCACGCATGCCGGTTTCGGGACTGCCACCATCTCGAAGAGCCACAATGTGCGGTTCAGTCAGCCATCAAACAGGGGCAAATTGACCCCCAACGGCTGATGAACTGGCGCCGCCTGATCACCGAAACCGGCGGGGCTGACAGCAACCAGGCTCAACCATGA
- the ppsA gene encoding phosphoenolpyruvate synthase has translation MSEYVVWFESLGMNDVERVGGKNASLGEMIANLADAGVQVPGGFATTADAYWAFLDESGLRARIEAALEGLDVEDVRQLAETGARIRQMIVETPFPASLHEQIAEAWEQLLTRAGKQDLSVAVRSSATAEDLPDASFAGQQETFLNVRGLDSVLHHIREVFASLFNDRAISYRVHHGFAHEQVALSAGIQEMVRSDTGASGVMFTMDTESGFRDVVFVTASYGLGETVVQGSVNPDEFYVHKSTLDAGRPAVLRRMIGEKAIKMVYATDPNATETVEIVQTDEADRMRFCLSDQEVEALAAQAMIIERHYGRPMDIEWGKDGETGRLFILQARPETVKSRDGGQSLQRYQLHERGEVLVEGRAIGQRIGAGKARVVDSIDDMYQVEAGDVLITDMTDPDWEPIMKRAAAIVTNRGGRTCHAAIIARELGIPAVVGTGDATEHVSDGAEVTVSCAEGDTGYIYRGLKDFEIREVALGDMPALPFKIMMNVGNPDRAFDFAQLPNAGVGLARLEFIINRMIGIHPRALLEFDQQPNDLKAVIRNQIAGYDDPVGFYIEKLTEGISTLAASFPDKPVIVRMSDFKSNEYANLIGGAAYEPEEENPMIGFRGASRYVSEDFRPCFELECEALRRVRDVMGFTNVWIMIPFVRTPAEGRQVVDLLAAQGLEKGKDGLKVIMMCELPSNAVLADEFLDIFDGYSIGSNDLTQLTLGLDRDSGLIAHLFEERDPAVKALLHMAIQAARRKGKYVGICGQGPSDHPDLARWLMDEGIESVSLNPDSVVETWLYLGKEHADA, from the coding sequence GTGAGTGAGTACGTAGTCTGGTTCGAGTCGCTCGGCATGAACGATGTCGAGCGCGTGGGCGGCAAAAATGCCTCGCTGGGCGAGATGATCGCCAACCTCGCCGATGCCGGCGTACAGGTGCCTGGCGGCTTTGCCACAACCGCGGACGCCTATTGGGCGTTTCTCGACGAGAGCGGGCTGCGGGCGCGGATCGAGGCCGCACTGGAAGGACTGGACGTGGAGGATGTGCGTCAGCTCGCCGAGACAGGCGCTCGCATTCGTCAAATGATCGTCGAGACCCCGTTTCCCGCCAGCTTGCACGAACAGATCGCTGAGGCCTGGGAGCAGCTGCTGACCCGTGCCGGCAAGCAGGACCTCTCCGTGGCCGTGCGCTCCTCCGCCACGGCTGAGGATCTGCCCGATGCCTCGTTTGCTGGCCAGCAAGAGACGTTTTTGAACGTTCGCGGCCTGGACAGTGTTCTGCATCATATCCGCGAAGTGTTCGCCTCGCTGTTCAATGACCGGGCGATCTCCTATCGCGTTCATCACGGCTTTGCACACGAACAGGTCGCCCTGTCTGCCGGCATTCAGGAGATGGTGCGCTCCGACACCGGCGCGTCCGGTGTCATGTTCACGATGGACACCGAGTCCGGGTTCCGTGATGTCGTCTTCGTGACCGCCTCTTACGGCCTGGGCGAGACGGTTGTGCAGGGATCGGTCAACCCGGACGAATTCTACGTCCATAAATCCACGCTGGATGCGGGCCGTCCCGCCGTACTGCGCCGGATGATCGGTGAGAAAGCCATCAAGATGGTCTACGCCACCGATCCAAACGCCACCGAAACCGTCGAGATCGTCCAAACTGACGAGGCCGACCGGATGCGTTTCTGTCTGTCGGATCAGGAGGTCGAGGCGCTGGCTGCCCAGGCCATGATCATCGAACGCCACTATGGCCGCCCAATGGACATTGAGTGGGGCAAGGACGGCGAAACAGGCCGGTTATTCATCCTCCAGGCTCGGCCTGAGACGGTTAAAAGCCGTGACGGGGGCCAGAGTCTGCAGCGCTACCAGCTACACGAGCGGGGCGAGGTCCTCGTGGAGGGGCGCGCCATTGGCCAGCGCATCGGCGCGGGCAAAGCGCGGGTTGTAGACTCCATTGACGATATGTACCAGGTCGAAGCGGGTGATGTGCTCATAACCGACATGACCGATCCCGATTGGGAGCCGATCATGAAGCGCGCCGCCGCCATCGTGACCAATCGCGGCGGCCGGACCTGTCATGCGGCCATCATTGCTCGGGAACTGGGTATTCCGGCGGTGGTGGGCACTGGCGATGCCACCGAGCATGTCAGCGACGGGGCCGAGGTCACCGTGTCCTGTGCTGAGGGTGACACCGGCTATATCTACCGCGGACTGAAGGACTTCGAAATCCGTGAGGTGGCGCTGGGAGATATGCCGGCCTTGCCGTTCAAAATTATGATGAACGTGGGCAACCCAGACCGGGCCTTTGACTTCGCCCAGCTGCCCAATGCGGGGGTTGGCCTGGCGCGGCTTGAATTCATCATCAACCGTATGATCGGCATCCATCCGCGTGCCCTGCTGGAGTTTGACCAGCAGCCCAATGACCTGAAGGCGGTCATCCGCAACCAGATTGCCGGCTACGACGATCCCGTCGGCTTTTACATTGAGAAGCTGACCGAGGGCATCAGCACCCTGGCGGCGAGTTTCCCCGATAAGCCCGTCATCGTGCGGATGTCCGATTTCAAATCAAACGAGTACGCGAACCTGATCGGTGGAGCCGCCTACGAGCCCGAGGAAGAAAATCCGATGATCGGCTTCCGCGGCGCCTCGCGCTACGTCTCCGAAGACTTCCGCCCGTGCTTTGAGCTTGAGTGCGAGGCACTGCGTCGCGTTCGGGATGTCATGGGATTTACCAACGTCTGGATCATGATCCCCTTCGTGCGTACACCCGCCGAAGGCCGTCAGGTCGTCGATCTGCTGGCCGCTCAGGGCCTCGAAAAAGGCAAGGATGGCCTGAAAGTCATCATGATGTGCGAGCTGCCCTCTAACGCGGTGCTCGCTGATGAGTTCCTCGATATCTTCGATGGTTACTCCATTGGATCGAACGACCTCACCCAGCTGACGCTCGGACTCGACCGTGATTCAGGTCTAATTGCGCACCTGTTCGAAGAGCGGGATCCGGCGGTGAAGGCGCTGCTGCACATGGCGATTCAGGCGGCCCGGCGCAAAGGCAAATACGTCGGTATCTGTGGCCAGGGGCCATCCGATCATCCGGACCTCGCTCGCTGGCTCATGGATGAGGGCATCGAGAGCGTCTCACTGAACCCCGACAGCGTGGTGGAAACCTGGCTTTACCTGGGCAAGGAGCATGCCGACGCCTGA
- the glcE gene encoding glycolate oxidase subunit GlcE: MSGKDQADALVEQVVAAHDRHSPLSIVGSGSKAFYGHATPGETLSVTGHTGIVNHEPTELVLTARAGTPLAEIEAALAEQGQQLPFEPPHFSGLGTLGGAIAAGLAGPARPYAGSVRDMVLGLRLINGQGELMRFGGEVMKNVAGYDVARLNVGALGTLGVITEVSLKVLPAPASTATLALEIPASECHPRTEAWLRSGRPVSAVAHDGERLYLRLSGTTSAVADAVSDIGGEPLPESTARAFWQSLRDQTHPFFDPSAEPLWRLSLPPGADLTPFGTPSLIEWAGQQLWVRERADAHAIREAATAAGGSATLFRGELPNVSVFHPLDAVKMRLHQSLKAAFDPRGILNAGRLYPMLEAA, from the coding sequence GTGTCGGGCAAGGATCAGGCTGACGCGCTGGTCGAGCAGGTCGTCGCGGCCCATGACCGCCACTCGCCGCTGTCGATTGTCGGCAGCGGCTCTAAAGCGTTTTACGGCCACGCCACCCCGGGCGAGACGCTCTCGGTGACAGGTCATACCGGGATCGTTAATCACGAACCGACCGAGCTCGTACTCACTGCCCGGGCGGGTACGCCGCTGGCCGAGATAGAGGCCGCGCTGGCCGAGCAGGGACAGCAGCTGCCCTTCGAGCCACCGCATTTCAGTGGTCTTGGCACGCTTGGCGGTGCGATTGCGGCCGGACTGGCCGGCCCCGCCCGACCCTATGCCGGATCGGTCCGTGACATGGTGCTCGGCCTTCGCCTGATCAATGGTCAGGGTGAACTGATGCGCTTTGGTGGTGAGGTCATGAAAAATGTGGCGGGCTATGACGTGGCCCGGCTCAATGTGGGCGCACTGGGCACGCTGGGCGTGATCACGGAAGTCTCTCTCAAGGTCCTACCGGCGCCGGCCTCCACGGCCACCCTGGCGCTCGAGATACCGGCCAGCGAGTGTCATCCCCGCACCGAGGCCTGGCTGCGATCAGGCCGTCCAGTCAGCGCTGTTGCCCATGATGGCGAGCGTCTCTACCTGCGCCTGTCCGGTACCACATCCGCCGTGGCCGATGCGGTGAGCGATATTGGCGGTGAGCCGTTGCCCGAGTCGACAGCCCGGGCGTTCTGGCAGTCCCTGCGCGATCAGACGCACCCGTTTTTTGACCCCTCAGCCGAGCCGTTGTGGCGCCTCTCGTTGCCGCCTGGCGCCGATCTGACCCCCTTTGGCACACCCAGCCTGATCGAGTGGGCCGGCCAGCAGCTCTGGGTGCGAGAGCGCGCCGACGCCCATGCCATCCGCGAAGCGGCGACAGCGGCCGGCGGCAGTGCGACCCTCTTTCGTGGCGAACTCCCCAATGTCAGCGTTTTTCATCCGCTGGACGCCGTTAAAATGCGGCTCCATCAGTCACTGAAAGCGGCATTTGACCCGCGCGGCATTCTCAATGCCGGGCGGCTGTATCCCATGCTGGAGGCAGCCTGA
- a CDS encoding permease, whose product MTGFFLVLGVAAGALLAYRQGLPAVVEALFGAGELMLVVLPLVVIAVLMAAYAQALIPRDLAERWLGRGAGLKGIGLATLAGAVTPGGPFMAFPLVLGLRGVGASLPICTTYLTAWSVLGIQRVLIWELPFFGLDFVVLRLLVSLPLPLIAGLLTQWLTEPDGV is encoded by the coding sequence ATGACCGGCTTTTTTCTGGTCCTGGGGGTTGCCGCCGGCGCCCTACTCGCCTATCGCCAAGGCCTGCCAGCCGTCGTCGAGGCCCTGTTTGGCGCTGGTGAGCTGATGCTCGTCGTGCTGCCCCTGGTGGTTATCGCAGTCCTCATGGCGGCTTATGCGCAGGCGCTCATCCCGCGCGATCTCGCAGAGCGCTGGCTGGGGCGTGGGGCGGGGCTTAAAGGCATCGGCCTCGCCACGCTCGCCGGCGCCGTTACGCCCGGTGGGCCTTTCATGGCTTTCCCGCTGGTCCTGGGCCTCCGTGGGGTCGGGGCATCTTTACCGATCTGTACCACGTATCTCACGGCCTGGTCGGTACTCGGCATTCAGCGCGTGCTGATTTGGGAGCTTCCTTTCTTCGGACTCGACTTCGTTGTGCTGAGACTGCTGGTCTCACTCCCGCTTCCACTAATTGCCGGGCTCCTCACCCAGTGGCTTACCGAGCCGGACGGCGTTTAA
- a CDS encoding sulfurtransferase encodes MAQQNLLLVVDTNTLAERLGSPGLRIVFVGDRALYEQAHIPGATQIEYAALNAGGPPAMGQLPSPTSLARLLGQAGITPETHVVACDAEGNGRASRLLWTLDCIGHHNWSLLDGGVIAWQADGLRFEQGPGPDVAVADYPVDVNASSARADLAHVQSHLGDPDVAILDARSPGEYQGDDVRAARGGHIPGAVNLEWTENIDVDNAARLRPKETLRAMYEALGLSPGQEVITHCQTHHRSALSYVVLRYLGYDRARGYDGSWSEWGNRTDTPVVTGAAPE; translated from the coding sequence ATGGCGCAACAGAATCTGCTACTGGTCGTGGATACCAACACGCTCGCCGAACGACTGGGGTCGCCAGGGCTCCGCATCGTGTTTGTGGGCGATCGGGCCCTTTACGAGCAAGCCCATATCCCCGGGGCCACGCAGATCGAATATGCTGCGCTCAATGCGGGTGGCCCACCCGCCATGGGTCAGCTGCCCTCCCCGACAAGCCTGGCCCGTCTGCTGGGTCAAGCCGGCATCACGCCGGAAACCCACGTGGTGGCCTGTGATGCCGAGGGAAACGGTCGGGCCTCACGCCTGCTGTGGACACTCGATTGCATCGGACACCACAACTGGTCACTTCTCGATGGCGGCGTCATTGCCTGGCAAGCCGATGGCTTGCGTTTCGAGCAGGGGCCAGGCCCCGACGTTGCGGTGGCGGATTACCCCGTCGACGTCAACGCCTCATCGGCCCGCGCTGATCTGGCCCATGTGCAGTCGCATCTGGGCGATCCGGACGTCGCCATTCTGGATGCCCGGTCCCCGGGCGAGTATCAAGGCGATGATGTGCGCGCTGCTCGCGGCGGTCATATTCCCGGGGCTGTTAACCTGGAGTGGACGGAGAATATCGACGTGGATAATGCCGCCAGACTGCGCCCCAAAGAAACCCTGAGAGCAATGTACGAGGCCCTCGGTCTAAGCCCAGGCCAGGAAGTCATTACCCACTGCCAGACCCACCATCGTTCTGCGCTGAGCTATGTCGTGCTGCGCTATCTGGGCTATGACCGCGCCCGCGGCTATGATGGTTCGTGGTCGGAGTGGGGCAACCGCACGGACACACCCGTGGTGACCGGCGCTGCCCCCGAGTGA
- the glcF gene encoding glycolate oxidase subunit GlcF has product MQTQLAEPIKHTAAGQEADAILRKCTHCGFCLANCPTYRLLGDELDSPRGRIYQIKQVLEGETPTKSTQLHLDRCLTCRACETTCPSGVEYGRLADLGREIVEQQVPRPPTQRWLRTALRTVLPRPRLFGTLLALGRLARPLTPGILRKKIRPRRRPGNWPGDTTQSRFVLMLEGCVQPALEPPINPQTARILDGLGIGVHRTPAVTCCGAIDQHLGAPDAAKAQIRANIDTWWPEIEAGAEAIVVNASGCGAQVKDYAHLLADDSDYADKAAKVTELAVDPIELLERHADALAPADGTPRRVAFQTPCTLQHAQKLNGRVDKLLARIGFELTPVPDSHICCGSAGTYSVLQPKLAEQLRTQKLDNLASGAPELIATANIGCLVHLDEASDIPVRHWLELIQAA; this is encoded by the coding sequence ATGCAGACCCAACTGGCTGAACCCATCAAACACACAGCGGCCGGGCAGGAAGCCGATGCCATTCTGCGCAAATGCACGCACTGCGGCTTTTGCCTGGCCAACTGCCCGACTTACCGACTGCTCGGGGACGAGCTGGATAGCCCGAGGGGCCGGATTTATCAGATCAAACAGGTGCTCGAAGGCGAAACGCCGACAAAGAGTACGCAGTTGCATCTGGACCGCTGCCTGACCTGTCGGGCCTGCGAGACGACGTGCCCCTCGGGTGTGGAGTATGGACGACTGGCCGATCTCGGTCGGGAGATCGTCGAGCAGCAGGTGCCTCGGCCACCGACCCAGCGCTGGCTGCGGACGGCGCTGAGGACCGTCCTGCCGCGGCCACGGCTGTTCGGAACGCTGCTGGCGCTTGGCCGCCTGGCGCGGCCTCTGACGCCCGGCATCCTGCGCAAGAAAATCCGGCCGCGTCGGCGTCCGGGGAACTGGCCCGGTGATACGACTCAAAGCCGTTTCGTCCTGATGCTCGAGGGCTGCGTACAACCGGCCCTGGAGCCGCCGATCAACCCGCAGACCGCGCGCATCCTGGATGGCCTGGGGATTGGCGTGCACCGCACACCCGCGGTGACTTGCTGTGGCGCAATCGACCAGCATCTGGGCGCGCCTGATGCGGCCAAGGCCCAAATCCGCGCTAATATCGACACCTGGTGGCCCGAGATTGAGGCCGGCGCGGAAGCCATTGTGGTCAACGCCAGCGGATGCGGTGCACAGGTCAAAGACTATGCCCACCTCCTCGCCGATGACTCCGACTATGCCGACAAGGCGGCGAAGGTCACAGAACTGGCGGTTGATCCCATCGAGCTTCTGGAGCGTCACGCCGACGCCCTGGCACCGGCGGACGGCACGCCCCGGCGCGTGGCTTTCCAAACGCCCTGCACCCTGCAGCATGCCCAAAAGTTGAACGGACGGGTCGATAAGCTCCTTGCGCGCATCGGCTTTGAGCTCACCCCGGTGCCTGATTCCCATATCTGCTGCGGTTCAGCGGGGACCTATTCCGTGCTCCAGCCCAAGCTTGCCGAGCAATTGCGAACGCAAAAGCTGGACAACCTCGCCAGCGGCGCACCGGAGCTGATTGCCACGGCGAACATCGGCTGTCTGGTCCATCTTGATGAGGCCTCCGATATCCCGGTACGTCACTGGCTGGAGCTCATTCAGGCGGCCTGA